The Lolium rigidum isolate FL_2022 chromosome 1, APGP_CSIRO_Lrig_0.1, whole genome shotgun sequence region AGCAGGGGTAGCATGCTCGCCGTAGTTGAGCGGTTGGCGGCAGAGATCGAGCTCGCCGGAGGTGGGGGCCCAGCTGGATGGGGAGCAAAAGGCACACTCGTCGGGAAAGAGCTGGGACGACCGCTCGACAGGAAGGAGATGGGGCGGCGCTCGCATCGGGGGAAGGAGTAGGGGCGACGAGCTCGTCGGGGAGGAGCTGGGCGACACGCTCGTCGGGGAGAAGCTTgggcggcgagctcgtcggaAGAAGAGCAGGGGCGGCGCTGCGCTGCGTCTGTAGGTGGGGGAGGAGAAATAGAGGATGAAGAAAGCGTTAGGATAAGGAAAGGTGGGACCCATCCACATGCGGGTGGCACTCGGAAGGAACGaccgatttctcagctcgatcgGTGGGCTGATGGGAAGCTTTTTCCTTAGGATATTGTCTGGATGGCATCCAAGATTGCTCAGTCAGCCCCTGACTTGCTCTTGCAAGTGTGCCCAGCCTACCTGGCGGAGGCAACAAGGCCGGCCGGCGTCTTTGATGCTGATGGCCGGCACTTGGCGCCAGACTAGCTGCATAGCATATGGGTATTTCATCTTGTTTTACTTTGAAGATCTGCAACAGGTACTAGCTGTACAAGACGCCTGCATTCCATTGCGATTCCATTCGTGAGGACGACCACACCTGCACCATGGCTTCCTCTTGGAGGCAGCCCCGTCGCGAGGACAactatgatgacgacgaggaagaagactatgaggaggaagaagaggacgacgaggatgacgactatgaggagcaggaggacgacgaggaaggcaCCACCGGGGAGAACTCTCCGGCGCCCTACAACATGGAGCTCCACTCCATGACCGCAAAGGTTACATCTCTTCAACCCTGTTCCGTTCAGCTCTATCAGGATCCATGAACTTATTTGGTACCTCATTGTGCAGGGCATCAAGCATTTGTGCTCAGAGCTCCTGGAAATAAACGAGGCGTCGCAGGAAGACTTCCAAAGAAATGTTCATCTAACATACCTCTCTTTCCTCAGGTATACCGCAGCATCATTCATCAATCACCAGTTAACTTATCAAGTTATTCTTTGCATCAAGAATAATATGTAGTATTGGTTATGCATGGCGGCCAGATTGTTCCAAGAAGCTGGCGATCTCGAGAAAGATGTCGACCATCTCAAACGGCAAGCCATGGCACAGAGGAGCCTCATCCAACAGCTCACAGACAACATCTACTCCTCCTCAATGGTACCGGACAATTCAGCAATCGATCCATTCGAACTCGATGTCTGCTCACCTACCACCGTCGATCCATTGGACGTTCTCCTGTCCGAGCACAGGATGGAGGAAGCCCTGGAACTCCTTGAAACGGAAGGGCGAGCGCTAGAGCAACTGCACAGCGACGACGCCCGGGTGATCGCGTCGAGCATGTCCGCGCTGTCGGCCCGGCGAGCCAGAGTCGCCGACCGCTTCGCCTCCCTCGCCGACAGCCCGCGGACGCCACCGCGACGCGAGCTCCTCCGGGCGCTCTCCGGCCTCTGCAAGCTCGGGGACTCCCAACGGGCCAACCACCTCCTCTTCAAGTTCTACCGCTCGGACGCCCTCCGGCGCGTCGACGAGCTGAGGTGCTCGTCGTCGTCACACAGGAACTACatcaaggagctggcgtgcacgGTGTTCTCCTCCGTGCTCGAGGCGTCGAGGAGCTTCGTGGCCCTTCACGGGAGGCAGCAACCGTCGCCCGAGCTGAGCCGGTGGGCAAGGGAAGAGATCGAGGACTTCATCGCCGCGTTCCGCGAGTACGTCGGGTCCATATCAGAAGCCGGGTCGGGCGACGGGCTGGCACTGGCGACCGAGGCCGCCAACTGTGCCGTCTCCTACTCTTCCATGCTTAGAACCGTCGTCCCGGAGGAAGACATCTTGGCGTTGATCCGGCCTTGCATGGAGAAGGTGCTCGCGACGTACACCAAGCATCTGAAGAAGGTCGTCAGGCTGCTGGTTTCCTCCGACGCGTGGGTGCTGGGGAAGTTCCTCATGTCAGGAATCCTACGGAGAAGAACACCATCCCCTGTACCAGCAAACGGTGGAGAAACCGAGCACTGCCTGCTCACGGCCAGCGGAAGGAAATTCGCCACATTGATGCAGGAGGTCGTAGAGGACGTATCCCCATTGCTGCGTCTTGGGATGAAGAGTTCAGTTCTGCACCTCCTGTCCGGGTTGTTCAGAGAATACACGCACTCCGTCCTAGCCGTGGATGTAGTTGACCAGCAGCAGCAGTACATGTGGCAGCTCTCCTTCCTCATCAACTGCACCACGCTGGTCTCCTTGTTCCCCATCATCGCCCACGGCATCTTCATGAGCAACAACAACCAAACATCGTCGAATCAGGCCGCGCAGACCGAACTCGACGGTCTGACCCTGTTCATCAAGGAAGCGTCCGGCCAAGTATGGGCACAGTTCTGCCAGCAGTTCATACGAGACACCATGTCCAGTCTGCAGGACAGATCAAGGACAGATGATGTACAAGGCGGCACAATGCCTTGCTCTGCATTCCAGGTGGTGTTCCTACGGTTGAGGCGATTGAGTGATCTGTATGGTGTCATCTTAGCCGGCAAGGATGGAACCATGAGAAAGCTGCTGCAGCAGCTGATGGAGGCCATCATTATCTGGCTTCACAGCAATCTAGATACGTGGATCTTCCATCACGCGCAGAACAATCTTCCCAAGGACACACTTCTTCACCAGGTCAGTTAAGCCAACTGGGTGCTGCTTTGGTTTGGTATCCATTTAGACATTAGCAGCTCTGTCTCAGGGATAATGTGCTCTTACTGTATTGTATATATATGCAGATCCAGTTAGATGTTAATTTTCTGCTACAAGTTGCACAGTTTTGTGGTTTTTCCTCCGACAGTATCAGAACCTCTGCACTGGACTTGCTTAGCAAAGCAGAAGAGAAGGTGTCATCTTTGGAACAGAGTATGAGCAGGTAAGATTAAATCAGAGCTTGATTTCCTAATTCTGTGCTGCCAATCTAGAGAAATTAATACATGATTTTTTATATTTAACTATTTCTACTATGTATGCAGTAGTGGTGCCATCCATGAGGAGGCATCGGCTAGTGATGCCGCCAAACGAGCGGTCCAAGTACTAACAGGGGATGGAGTAAATAGTTCCAGTTCACAAGAAGATGTTGCTAACAGTGAAGAGGATGTGTTGAAAGCTGGAGAAGTTAGCATGACGACGAGTACTCAAGAAAGCGATGAGGAGATCGACACCAGAACCGATGACAGTGTCGCGGGTTCAGGTCAGAGCGATACACCTGAAGTATGGAGCAGTGAACATGCCGGTTCTCGTGCCCTGGGTGACTCCGGCGGTGATGGGAAGTCCTCAGATGAGTTTGTGAGCATTGAGGATGACGGTGGTGCAGCTGAAGGCGGCACCGAAGATGTCGTGTCGCCAGGGAGTCCAATAGGGACAATCGTCCTTGATTCAGAGAAGAATAAGTTGCTGGTGGACAACATACCCATAGACGTCCATGGTGATAGCCTGAACGGGTTAGGAGGTTCAGGCGCTGCCATGGAAGCAACTCCATGTGATCCacaagaagatgaagatgaagatgatgatgatgatgagagtGCCTTGCCGGAATTTTTGCAGGACAAGATGAACCCTATCCCTGTGATCAGTGACCAAAGTGGTACGGACACGACGAGTGTGAGCTCTGCGGAAATGGAAAGCGGTGATCAACACTCTGATCCAGGAAGCGtcagcagcggcggccatggctgGAGGCGTCGTACAGGTGCACCTGCTGCGGCCAAGGGCGATGGCGGTATCAGGAAAAGGAGGGAAGGCCTGAGCAGAAACAGCAGGCCAAGATGGCGGCAGTGAAGGAATTTCAAGAGAAAAAAGAGTTGGCAGTGAAGGAAGCCCCCATTTGCATTCAGAACTTGTTCAAAACATATACACAGATGATTTATCGGGAAAATACCCATTATCTAGTACCATTGCATTTCATAAATACGTGGACGCagataaacatgatatatatgtaTGCTGCTACTCCGTAGAGAATACATCATCTATCCATCCATCCAGTTTGAACTGAAAAGTTAACTGAACTCAGTGTTGCTTCAAGTAGTTGCTCCGTCTCCAGAACAGAAAACTAGTATACATGAATATGCATCTCCAACTCCAAGGAAGGATAGAAGAGTAGTCGATAATTCCCTTGTGCTAGTAGAGAAGAAGATAAGAGGGGAAGGGGGAGTCAGGCAAGGAATCCGAGCTTCTCTCCGTTCTTCTTGGCGAGCCGGATCAATCCCTGCCTCTGCTTCGGGTCGGCGCCGATGGTCTTGCAGAACTCGGTGATCACCTGTTTGATTTTGGTATTAAGCTTCCATGCCAGGTCACCAATGCTTGCTATTAAGCTGGGTAGCAGTGAaactcaagaaggaagatgtacctGGGAGTGCAGCGCGATGGCCTTCCCCCTGAGCTGGTTGAAGCGCTTGCGTCCAACGATGTTGCGCGTCACAACCACCAGGGGCGCGAAGATGCCCTTGCCCTCGTTTACGTTGCCCATCCTCGTGGGTGTCCGAAGAGGCCGTGCCGACCGGGGCCGCATCGACACCGACGACATGGCCAGGTGGTCATCACCGGACACAGAGCTCGACCATGTCGGAAGAGCTTGAAGCCCGGATGACACAGACGCAGCCATCCTTCCCCTTCTGTGATGTGCTGTGCTGCTCTGTGCTGTGCAGAGTGGGAGAGAATGAGCAAGAACGAGAGGAGACGAGGAAGAGAGGAGGGATGTGGTGGAGACGGAGCCAAGCCAAGACGATGACGGACCGCTGCTGGCCAGCCAAAGCCAAGGCAGCCTCTCTCTCTAGACTCTAGTCTCTACTGGCTGCCTCCAGTTGTAAGGAGATGAGGAGTTCCTGGGCAGGAACGCAGGGCCTATGCCGTGCCACCACGTCCTCATCCCTTGGCCTTTTCCCCCATTTCTCCGCCACGTCATCCTTAAGTCGATTCAACCAAGCCCGGATAGTGactgtgagagcatctccactcgtcccccgaggaggcccccggcgagcgttttttccatccggacggcgaaattcggcccagtcgcgtccccggttcctcgttttcgtccggatttgggcctaaattcatccggcgatcccacgcccccccggcccccggggagctctcggggactccggacgagtgaaaagcggggaagggcccgatccgctcggtgactcgacgcacgaaccccaccgccacgtcgctcaaaatctcccccacccctcgtatctctctcgccgccggcaccaccccggcgGCTTGTTGCCcgattgcgccgccactccttccccacctgcctatattccgccgtgtttggacgacggcctatccggCTCGCTCTTCCGCCGCCCGTTTTCCGGCCCTGCTgatcgtcgtcgctcgcggctcgggttgcctcgaccacgcccgtcggtgttcgtccatttgcctcgccggccatggactcggacgaagaggaggagcagatgttcgtcgagcttatgcaagaagagatggcggcagccgcccaagacgac contains the following coding sequences:
- the LOC124665397 gene encoding protein PROTON GRADIENT REGULATION 5, chloroplastic-like — protein: MAASVSSGLQALPTWSSSVSGDDHLAMSSVSMRPRSARPLRTPTRMGNVNEGKGIFAPLVVVTRNIVGRKRFNQLRGKAIALHSQVITEFCKTIGADPKQRQGLIRLAKKNGEKLGFLA